In uncultured Bacteroides sp., one genomic interval encodes:
- the infB gene encoding translation initiation factor IF-2, whose translation MTIRLNKVTRDLNVGITTVVEFLQKKGFSIEANPNTKITEEQYAILVKEFSTDKNLRIESEKFIQERQNKDRNKASISIDGFEKEKKEEPAQKREEKVIKVTVPEDVIPKFKPVGKIDLENLNKKTHTTQAAAPAKEEIVEKPKPAVAPQKVTPQPVVEQKPAEVSQPRPVVPEKKVEIEKEVTKAPVIAKEDVKVEKQAEPIIKEEKPVVIVKKESPKPVVNKENMPKSEQKEEKKETKMVEQVEKNEEDDVFKIHSSAAFVSKINVVGQIDLAALNQSTRPKKKSKEEKRKEREEKDKQRTEQKKLMKDAIIKEIRKDDEKIVKTVDKAEDDKKKKKRSRINKEKVDINNVSAPSGIARPVPNSERTNKPAAGGHHPGNKPYNKSQQQGNRFKKPVVKAEVSDEDVAKQVKETLARLTSKGKNKTSKYRKEKRDAVSNRQQALEDQEMADSRILKLTEFVTANELASMMDVTVNQVIATCMSIGMMVSINQRLDAETINIVADEFGFKTEYVSADVSEAIVEEEDEEGDLESRAPIVTVMGHVDHGKTSLLDYVRKANVIAGEAGGITQHIGAYNVKLPDGKRITFLDTPGHEAFTAMRARGAKVTDIAIIIVAADDDIMPQTKEAINHAVAAGVPIVFAINKVDKPNANPEKIKESLAQMNFLVEEWGGKYQSQDISAKKGDGVHELLEKVLLEAELLDLKANPDRRATGSVIESTLDKGRGYVATVLVSNGTIKMGDIVLAGTNFGKVKAMFNERNQRIKQAGPSEPVLILGLNGAPTAGDTFHVLETEQEAREIANKREQLQREQGLRTQKLLTLDEVGRRIALGNFQELNIIVKGDVDGSIEALSDSLIKLSTPQIQVNVLHKAVGQISESDVTLAAASNAIIIGFQVRPSASARRFAEQEGVDIRMYSIIYDAIEEVKAAMEGMLAPVVKEEVTASIEVREVFHITKVGTVAGAIVKEGKVKRSNKARLIRDGIVIFTGEINALKRFKDDVKEVAVNYECGISLQNYSDIKVGDIIESFEEVEVKQTL comes from the coding sequence ATGACGATTAGGTTAAACAAAGTAACAAGAGATTTGAATGTAGGAATCACGACGGTAGTCGAGTTCTTACAAAAAAAAGGATTTTCTATAGAGGCAAACCCGAATACGAAGATCACAGAAGAACAGTATGCTATTCTTGTAAAAGAGTTTAGTACAGATAAGAATTTGCGTATAGAATCGGAAAAATTTATTCAGGAACGCCAAAATAAAGATCGAAACAAAGCATCTATTTCAATTGATGGATTTGAAAAGGAGAAAAAGGAAGAGCCTGCTCAGAAAAGAGAGGAAAAAGTTATAAAAGTTACTGTTCCTGAGGATGTCATTCCTAAATTCAAGCCAGTTGGGAAAATTGATTTGGAGAATTTGAATAAGAAGACACATACAACACAAGCAGCTGCTCCTGCAAAAGAAGAGATTGTAGAAAAGCCAAAACCTGCTGTTGCACCTCAGAAAGTCACTCCTCAGCCTGTTGTCGAACAAAAACCAGCTGAAGTGTCTCAACCTCGTCCTGTTGTTCCGGAAAAGAAGGTAGAGATTGAAAAGGAAGTAACTAAAGCTCCTGTAATTGCAAAGGAAGATGTAAAAGTAGAAAAGCAAGCAGAGCCAATTATTAAAGAAGAAAAACCTGTGGTTATTGTGAAGAAGGAATCTCCAAAACCAGTGGTGAATAAAGAGAATATGCCTAAATCTGAACAAAAAGAGGAGAAAAAGGAAACAAAAATGGTTGAACAAGTGGAAAAAAACGAAGAAGATGATGTATTTAAGATACATTCTTCTGCAGCGTTTGTATCTAAAATCAATGTAGTTGGTCAAATTGACCTTGCAGCGTTGAATCAGTCCACTCGTCCTAAAAAGAAGTCTAAAGAGGAAAAACGCAAAGAACGCGAAGAAAAAGATAAGCAGCGTACTGAGCAGAAGAAGTTGATGAAAGACGCTATTATCAAAGAGATAAGAAAGGATGATGAAAAAATAGTTAAGACTGTAGATAAGGCTGAGGATGATAAAAAGAAGAAAAAACGTAGCCGTATAAACAAAGAGAAAGTAGATATAAATAATGTATCTGCTCCTTCGGGAATAGCACGTCCTGTACCAAACAGCGAACGAACAAATAAACCTGCAGCTGGCGGACATCATCCAGGAAATAAACCGTATAACAAGTCTCAACAACAAGGAAATCGTTTTAAGAAACCTGTTGTAAAAGCAGAAGTTAGCGATGAAGATGTAGCAAAGCAAGTTAAAGAAACACTGGCACGTCTTACCTCTAAAGGTAAAAACAAAACTTCTAAATATCGTAAAGAGAAACGTGACGCTGTATCTAATCGTCAGCAGGCTCTTGAAGATCAGGAAATGGCAGACAGCAGAATACTTAAGCTTACAGAGTTTGTAACAGCAAACGAGTTGGCAAGTATGATGGACGTTACTGTAAACCAGGTTATTGCTACTTGTATGAGTATTGGTATGATGGTTTCTATCAACCAGCGTCTTGATGCTGAAACAATTAACATTGTGGCTGATGAGTTCGGATTTAAAACTGAATATGTTAGTGCAGATGTATCTGAAGCAATTGTTGAGGAAGAGGACGAAGAAGGCGACTTGGAATCTCGTGCACCAATCGTAACTGTAATGGGACACGTTGACCACGGTAAGACTTCATTGCTTGACTATGTTCGTAAGGCTAATGTAATTGCTGGTGAAGCCGGAGGTATTACTCAGCACATTGGAGCTTATAATGTGAAACTTCCTGATGGAAAGAGAATAACATTCCTGGATACTCCGGGTCACGAGGCATTTACTGCTATGCGTGCTCGTGGTGCGAAGGTAACAGATATCGCGATTATTATAGTTGCAGCCGATGATGATATAATGCCTCAGACAAAAGAGGCGATCAATCATGCTGTAGCTGCCGGTGTTCCTATCGTGTTTGCAATTAATAAGGTTGATAAACCGAATGCAAATCCCGAAAAGATTAAAGAATCATTGGCTCAAATGAATTTCTTAGTAGAAGAATGGGGTGGTAAATACCAGTCTCAGGATATTTCCGCAAAGAAAGGTGACGGAGTTCATGAATTACTTGAAAAAGTATTGCTTGAGGCTGAATTGCTTGACTTGAAAGCTAATCCAGATCGTCGTGCAACAGGTTCTGTTATTGAATCAACATTAGATAAAGGACGTGGTTATGTAGCTACTGTTCTGGTATCAAATGGAACAATAAAGATGGGTGACATCGTATTGGCAGGAACAAACTTCGGTAAGGTAAAGGCTATGTTTAACGAACGTAATCAACGTATCAAACAAGCTGGTCCTTCAGAACCGGTATTGATTCTTGGTTTGAATGGTGCTCCAACTGCGGGTGATACATTCCATGTACTCGAAACAGAACAGGAAGCTCGTGAAATTGCCAACAAACGTGAGCAATTGCAACGTGAACAGGGCTTACGTACTCAGAAACTTCTTACTTTGGATGAAGTTGGCCGTCGTATTGCTCTTGGTAACTTCCAGGAATTGAATATTATCGTGAAAGGTGACGTGGATGGTTCTATCGAAGCATTGTCCGACTCATTGATCAAGCTTTCTACTCCACAGATTCAGGTTAACGTACTTCACAAGGCAGTAGGTCAGATTTCTGAATCAGATGTAACTCTGGCTGCGGCTTCCAATGCAATTATCATTGGATTCCAGGTACGTCCATCAGCTTCTGCACGTAGATTTGCAGAACAAGAAGGAGTTGATATCCGTATGTACTCTATCATCTACGATGCTATCGAAGAGGTGAAGGCTGCAATGGAAGGTATGCTTGCTCCGGTTGTTAAGGAAGAAGTTACTGCAAGTATTGAAGTTCGCGAAGTATTCCACATTACCAAAGTTGGTACTGTTGCCGGTGCTATAGTTAAGGAAGGTAAGGTTAAACGTTCTAATAAGGCTCGTTTGATCCGTGATGGTATTGTAATCTTTACTGGAGAAATCAATGCACTGAAACGTTTCAAGGACGATGTGAAGGAAGTTGCCGTAAACTACGAATGTGGTATTAGCTTGCAGAACTATAGCGACATTAAGGTAGGTGATATTATTGAATCATTCGAAGAGGTAGAAGTGAAACAGACTTTATAA
- a CDS encoding CvpA family protein yields the protein MRTIDILLLLVIGAGAVKGYSRGGVKLLLSTVGLIVGLYIAKLMYIPFAETLCPSFTKSMTFARALAFIIIWVAVPLLSTLAGGFFTKTLEAMHVNWLNKWAGALLGGLKYLILASLFINVIEFIDSSNHLISQDNKKEAILYYPTQKVAGIVFPLVKEVSNKYIH from the coding sequence ATGAGAACAATTGATATATTGTTATTGCTGGTTATTGGAGCTGGCGCTGTAAAAGGATATTCAAGAGGTGGAGTTAAGCTCTTGCTTTCCACGGTGGGATTAATAGTGGGATTGTATATTGCCAAATTAATGTATATACCGTTTGCAGAGACACTTTGTCCGTCTTTTACAAAATCAATGACGTTTGCCAGAGCTCTCGCTTTCATTATAATATGGGTAGCTGTACCTTTACTATCAACATTGGCGGGTGGATTTTTTACTAAAACACTCGAAGCTATGCATGTTAATTGGTTAAATAAATGGGCCGGTGCTTTGCTTGGAGGATTAAAATATCTTATATTAGCAAGCCTGTTTATTAATGTGATAGAGTTTATAGATAGCAGTAACCATCTTATTTCGCAAGATAATAAGAAAGAAGCCATCTTATATTATCCAACACAAAAGGTAGCAGGAATCGTATTCCCATTGGTTAAAGAAGTATCGAATAAATATATTCATTAA